One segment of Theobroma cacao cultivar B97-61/B2 chromosome 9, Criollo_cocoa_genome_V2, whole genome shotgun sequence DNA contains the following:
- the LOC18590449 gene encoding RING-H2 finger protein ATL57, which produces MKFYSRKLFLYDDLPYSATSLPSPPLHHHRPTTTNSTSSPLSSSKKLPQQNDPFDSSMALTIVVLLTALFFMGFFSIYIRRFSEEPTAHLSRRRRYRGGSLDTLSLPSDRHHVSTPRKGLDPTTVGSLPVYSYHGDAKYQIDCAICLSEFEEKECVKTIPCCEHVFHVECIDTWLTSHVSCPVCRGTRLLEIKGGAGEGVMQERIDQGVSEFSAVDINDTCMVMGTTSRVMRTSSCPRLGQRAMLQRTFSF; this is translated from the coding sequence ATGAAATTCTACTCCCGGAAACTCTTCCTCTACGATGACCTTCCCTACTCCGCCACCTCATTACCATCTCCACCACTTCACCACCACCGCCCCACCACCACCAACTCCACCTCATCACCGCTGTCCTCCTCTAAAAAGCTGCCCCAACAAAACGATCCTTTTGACTCCTCCATGGCTCTCACCATAGTCGTTCTCCTCACAGCTCTCTTCTTCATGGGCTTTTTCTCTATCTATATTCGTCGTTTCTCTGAAGAACCAACAGCCCATCTCTCTCGTAGAAGACGTTACCGTGGTGGCTCACTTGACACGTTATCATTGCCGTCCGATCGTCATCATGTCTCAACTCCACGTAAAGGACTTGACCCAACAACCGTTGGATCCTTGCCGGTGTATTCTTACCATGGGGACGCGAAGTACCAGATAGACTGCGCCATTTGTCTGAGCGAGTTCGAAGAGAAGGAATGCGTTAAAACGATACCGTGTTGCGAACATGTTTTCCACGTGGAATGTATCGACACCTGGCTCACCTCCCACGTGTCGTGCCCCGTTTGTAGAGGGACCAGGTTGTTAGAGATCAAGGGCGGTGCTGGAGAGGGTGTAATGCAGGAGAGAATCGATCAGGGTGTAAGTGAGTTTTCTGCGGTTGACATCAATGACACGTGTATGGTGATGGGAACAACATCAAGGGTGATGAGAACGAGTAGTTGCCCCAGGTTAGGACAACGAGCAATGTTGCAAAGGACATTCAGTTTTTGA
- the LOC18590450 gene encoding uncharacterized protein LOC18590450 isoform X1, with product MAIAGLHNVSVLDNTFLRESQSQASRRQENGSTRASSLLQMWRELEDEHVVSHAQERASERMLQQRSDDLSLTDLSDSRNSEHSGVSEDVSLSENEFGQWSPDRFGSQNGNEDSSNFNFEHSSDLGEVERERVRQIFREWMNSGGRERTSNVSRRNNSSRAQWLGETEQERVRIIREWVQMNSQQRGACVDNREEQAADVGGQIERVLDGLVVNQNEGRTEHVRRGIRKLCGRQALLDMLKKAERERQTELQGLLEHRAVSNFAHRNRIQSLLRGRFLRNDRMAEGDRSTSIAASELGLLRQKQTVSGLSREGFFSRLDNSGCGPASGNRSETSSTADTNGNRNEQNQVNNSHEVIDGLNGQSEHENEETDNQRFLDGRTDLEGDVVEDLSWQETSARVEEWREQVSESVVRDWQWSASVESNESRDVIGQVLDRDWQQNLANESPLEALQNESGELIHLREDIEASYEHSPQDRERSGASGLMNDIENLESNPVENIGGQESASQVEQWQEEDQENEEVHWQGSSVEYNELMDGNEEASDMPREDGGNEDGVYDQLQEALDAQHEDGGLHETTRNWLEGSSNQEPVTMGRTDTFYFPDDDNVYSMELRELLSRRSVSTLLRSGFRESLDQLIQSYVERQNHASIDWELHETSPTPASLEQDLEQQSRDQNEGQGDAVEGPPLALPSPRMPPTQPLWDQDSHHYNWAPHDMHQRFGIEWEIVNDLRIDMARLQQRMNNMQRMLEACMDMQLELQRSIRQEVSAALNRSAGSQGVIDDSLPKDAANWDNVRKGICCTCCEGNIDSLLYRCGHMCTCSKCANELVQGGGKCPMCRAPVVEVIRAYSIL from the exons ATGGCTATTGCTGGTCTACACAATGTTTCTGTGCTTGATAATACTTTCCTAAGGGAGTCTCAGTCTCAAGCATCAAGAAGGCAGGAAAATGGCAGCACCCGGGCATCCTCACTCCTGCAGATGTGGCGGGAGCTTGAGGATGAGCATGTGGTTAGTCATGCTCAAGAGAGAGCTAGTGAAAGAATGCTCCAGCAAAGGAGTGATGACCTCTCATTGACTGATCTTTCAGATAGCCGAAATAGTGAACATAGTGGTGTTTCTGAGGATGTGAGCTTGAGTGAGAATGAGTTTGGACAATGGTCTCCAGATCGATTTGGGTCACAAAATGGGAATGAGGATTctagtaattttaattttgaacatTCATCTGATTTGGGGGAAGTTGAAAGGGAAAGGGTAAGGCAAATTTTTCGGGAGTGGATGAACAGTGGTGGCAGGGAACGTACATCTAATGTTTCCCGTAGGAACAACAGTTCAAGGGCCCAGTGGCTTGGTGAAACTGAGCAGGAGAGGGTCAGAATCATAAGGGAGTGGGTGCAAATGAATAGCCAGCAGAGAGGTGCTTGCGTTGACAATAGAGAAGAGCAAGCTGCTGATGTTGGTGGTCAAATTGAACGAGTTCTTGATGGATTGGTGGTTAACCAGAATGAAGGCCGAACTGAGCATGTGCGTAGGGGCATTCGTAAATTATGTGGCCGACAGGCCCTGCTTGATATGCTTAAAAAGGCTGAGAGAGAAAGGCAAACAGAGCTTCAGGGGTTATTGGAGCATCGGGCTGTATCAAATTTTGCACATCGCAACCGTATTCAG TCATTATTGAGAGGTAGATTTTTGAGAAATGACAGAATGGCTGAAGGTGACAGATCTACCTCCATTGCAGCCAGTGAATTAGGCTTATTAAGACAAAAACAGACTGTATCTGGTCTAAG CAGGGAAGGGTTTTTCTCCAGACTGGATAATTCTGGTTGTGGTCCTGCAAGCGGTAACCGCTCTGAGACATCATCTACTGCTGACACTAATGGTAATAGAAATGAACAGAACCAAGTAAATAACTCACATGAAGTCATAGATGGATTAAATGGCCAATCTGAACATGAGAATGAGGAAACTGATAACCAAAGGTTTTTGGATGGTAGAACTGATTTAGAGGGTGATGTTGTTGAAGATTTAAGTTGGCAAGAAACTTCTGCTCGTGTAGAAGAGTGGCGGGAACAAGTTTCTGAGAGTGTGGTTAGAGACTGGCAGTGGTCGGCCAGTGTTGAGTCTAATGAAAGCAGAGATGTTATTGGACAAGTCTTGGATAGGGACTGGCAACAAAATCTTGCTAATGAGTCGCCCCTTGAAGCTTTGCAGAATGAATCTGGAGAACTTATTCATCTACGAGAAGATATTGAAGCATCTTATGAACATTCTCCCCAAGATCGTGAGAGAAGTGGGGCATCTGGGTTAATGAATGACATAGAAAATTTGGAAAGCAATCCAGTCGAAAATATTGGTGGGCAAGAATCTGCTTCTCAAGTTGAACAATGGCAGGAAGAGGATCAGGAAAATGAGGAAGTGCACTGGCAGGGATCTAGTGTTGAGTATAACGAGTTGATGGATGGTAATGAAGAAGCCTCTGACATGCCTCGTGAGGATGGTGGGAATGAAGATGGAGTTTATGATCAGCTGCAAGAAGCTCTGGATGCACAACATGAGGATGGTGGCTTGCATGAGACTACACGGAATTGGTTGGAAGGGTCTTCTAATCAAGAACCTGTTACAATGGGAAGGACAGACACATTTTATTTTCCTGATGATGATAATGTATACAGTATGGAACTGAGGGAACTCTTAAGCAG gaGAAGTGTGTCTACTCTTCTTCGTAGTGGTTTCCGTGAGAGTCTTGACCAGTTGATACAATCATATGTGGAAAGGCAAAATCATGCTTCTATTGACTGGGAGCTACATGAAACATCACCTACTCCTGCATCACTTGAACAAGATCTAGAACAGCAAAGCAGGGATCAGAATGAGGGTCAGGGGGATGCAGTTGAGGGTCCTCCACTTGCCCTTCCTTCACCCAGGATGCCACCTACGCAGCCACTCTGGGACCAGGATTCACACCATTATAATTGGGCACCGCATGATATGCATCAGCGCTTTGGCATT GAGTGGGAGATTGTTAATGATTTGAGGATTGACATGGCTAGGCTGCAGCAAAGGATGAATAACATGCAGAGAATGCTAGAGGCCTGCATGGATATGCAACTTGAGTTACAGCGGTCAATAAGACAGGAAGTTTCTGCTGCACTGAACCGTTCAGCTGGTTCACAAG GGGTGATTGATGACAGCTTGCCCAAGGATGCAGCTAACTGGGATAATGTGAGGAAGGGAATCTGTTGTACATGCTGTGAAGGCAATATTGATTCATTATTGTACAG ATGTGGGCACATGTGCACATGCTCAAAGTGTGCCAATGAGTTGGTCCAAGGTGGAGGAAAGTGTCCAATGTGTCGGGCACCAGTAGTTGAGGTCATCCGTGCTTACTCAATCCTTTAA
- the LOC18590450 gene encoding uncharacterized protein LOC18590450 isoform X2, with amino-acid sequence MAIAGLHNVSVLDNTFLRESQSQASRRQENGSTRASSLLQMWRELEDEHVVSHAQERASERMLQQRSDDLSLTDLSDSRNSEHSGVSEDVSLSENEFGQWSPDRFGSQNGNEDSSNFNFEHSSDLGEVERERVRQIFREWMNSGGRERTSNVSRRNNSSRAQWLGETEQERVRIIREWVQMNSQQRGACVDNREEQAADVGGQIERVLDGLVVNQNEGRTEHVRRGIRKLCGRQALLDMLKKAERERQTELQGLLEHRAVSNFAHRNRIQSLLRGRFLRNDRMAEGDRSTSIAASELGLLRQKQTVSGLREGFFSRLDNSGCGPASGNRSETSSTADTNGNRNEQNQVNNSHEVIDGLNGQSEHENEETDNQRFLDGRTDLEGDVVEDLSWQETSARVEEWREQVSESVVRDWQWSASVESNESRDVIGQVLDRDWQQNLANESPLEALQNESGELIHLREDIEASYEHSPQDRERSGASGLMNDIENLESNPVENIGGQESASQVEQWQEEDQENEEVHWQGSSVEYNELMDGNEEASDMPREDGGNEDGVYDQLQEALDAQHEDGGLHETTRNWLEGSSNQEPVTMGRTDTFYFPDDDNVYSMELRELLSRRSVSTLLRSGFRESLDQLIQSYVERQNHASIDWELHETSPTPASLEQDLEQQSRDQNEGQGDAVEGPPLALPSPRMPPTQPLWDQDSHHYNWAPHDMHQRFGIEWEIVNDLRIDMARLQQRMNNMQRMLEACMDMQLELQRSIRQEVSAALNRSAGSQGVIDDSLPKDAANWDNVRKGICCTCCEGNIDSLLYRCGHMCTCSKCANELVQGGGKCPMCRAPVVEVIRAYSIL; translated from the exons ATGGCTATTGCTGGTCTACACAATGTTTCTGTGCTTGATAATACTTTCCTAAGGGAGTCTCAGTCTCAAGCATCAAGAAGGCAGGAAAATGGCAGCACCCGGGCATCCTCACTCCTGCAGATGTGGCGGGAGCTTGAGGATGAGCATGTGGTTAGTCATGCTCAAGAGAGAGCTAGTGAAAGAATGCTCCAGCAAAGGAGTGATGACCTCTCATTGACTGATCTTTCAGATAGCCGAAATAGTGAACATAGTGGTGTTTCTGAGGATGTGAGCTTGAGTGAGAATGAGTTTGGACAATGGTCTCCAGATCGATTTGGGTCACAAAATGGGAATGAGGATTctagtaattttaattttgaacatTCATCTGATTTGGGGGAAGTTGAAAGGGAAAGGGTAAGGCAAATTTTTCGGGAGTGGATGAACAGTGGTGGCAGGGAACGTACATCTAATGTTTCCCGTAGGAACAACAGTTCAAGGGCCCAGTGGCTTGGTGAAACTGAGCAGGAGAGGGTCAGAATCATAAGGGAGTGGGTGCAAATGAATAGCCAGCAGAGAGGTGCTTGCGTTGACAATAGAGAAGAGCAAGCTGCTGATGTTGGTGGTCAAATTGAACGAGTTCTTGATGGATTGGTGGTTAACCAGAATGAAGGCCGAACTGAGCATGTGCGTAGGGGCATTCGTAAATTATGTGGCCGACAGGCCCTGCTTGATATGCTTAAAAAGGCTGAGAGAGAAAGGCAAACAGAGCTTCAGGGGTTATTGGAGCATCGGGCTGTATCAAATTTTGCACATCGCAACCGTATTCAG TCATTATTGAGAGGTAGATTTTTGAGAAATGACAGAATGGCTGAAGGTGACAGATCTACCTCCATTGCAGCCAGTGAATTAGGCTTATTAAGACAAAAACAGACTGTATCTGGTCTAAG GGAAGGGTTTTTCTCCAGACTGGATAATTCTGGTTGTGGTCCTGCAAGCGGTAACCGCTCTGAGACATCATCTACTGCTGACACTAATGGTAATAGAAATGAACAGAACCAAGTAAATAACTCACATGAAGTCATAGATGGATTAAATGGCCAATCTGAACATGAGAATGAGGAAACTGATAACCAAAGGTTTTTGGATGGTAGAACTGATTTAGAGGGTGATGTTGTTGAAGATTTAAGTTGGCAAGAAACTTCTGCTCGTGTAGAAGAGTGGCGGGAACAAGTTTCTGAGAGTGTGGTTAGAGACTGGCAGTGGTCGGCCAGTGTTGAGTCTAATGAAAGCAGAGATGTTATTGGACAAGTCTTGGATAGGGACTGGCAACAAAATCTTGCTAATGAGTCGCCCCTTGAAGCTTTGCAGAATGAATCTGGAGAACTTATTCATCTACGAGAAGATATTGAAGCATCTTATGAACATTCTCCCCAAGATCGTGAGAGAAGTGGGGCATCTGGGTTAATGAATGACATAGAAAATTTGGAAAGCAATCCAGTCGAAAATATTGGTGGGCAAGAATCTGCTTCTCAAGTTGAACAATGGCAGGAAGAGGATCAGGAAAATGAGGAAGTGCACTGGCAGGGATCTAGTGTTGAGTATAACGAGTTGATGGATGGTAATGAAGAAGCCTCTGACATGCCTCGTGAGGATGGTGGGAATGAAGATGGAGTTTATGATCAGCTGCAAGAAGCTCTGGATGCACAACATGAGGATGGTGGCTTGCATGAGACTACACGGAATTGGTTGGAAGGGTCTTCTAATCAAGAACCTGTTACAATGGGAAGGACAGACACATTTTATTTTCCTGATGATGATAATGTATACAGTATGGAACTGAGGGAACTCTTAAGCAG gaGAAGTGTGTCTACTCTTCTTCGTAGTGGTTTCCGTGAGAGTCTTGACCAGTTGATACAATCATATGTGGAAAGGCAAAATCATGCTTCTATTGACTGGGAGCTACATGAAACATCACCTACTCCTGCATCACTTGAACAAGATCTAGAACAGCAAAGCAGGGATCAGAATGAGGGTCAGGGGGATGCAGTTGAGGGTCCTCCACTTGCCCTTCCTTCACCCAGGATGCCACCTACGCAGCCACTCTGGGACCAGGATTCACACCATTATAATTGGGCACCGCATGATATGCATCAGCGCTTTGGCATT GAGTGGGAGATTGTTAATGATTTGAGGATTGACATGGCTAGGCTGCAGCAAAGGATGAATAACATGCAGAGAATGCTAGAGGCCTGCATGGATATGCAACTTGAGTTACAGCGGTCAATAAGACAGGAAGTTTCTGCTGCACTGAACCGTTCAGCTGGTTCACAAG GGGTGATTGATGACAGCTTGCCCAAGGATGCAGCTAACTGGGATAATGTGAGGAAGGGAATCTGTTGTACATGCTGTGAAGGCAATATTGATTCATTATTGTACAG ATGTGGGCACATGTGCACATGCTCAAAGTGTGCCAATGAGTTGGTCCAAGGTGGAGGAAAGTGTCCAATGTGTCGGGCACCAGTAGTTGAGGTCATCCGTGCTTACTCAATCCTTTAA